The sequence AAGAAAGTATATAACCATTCAGACCATTGATTTGAATAGCAAAATTAATGAGGCAGATAAACCAAGTATACCAAATGGAATGTGGAGTAAATGCCCTGAATGTGGAACAATTTTATATACAGAAGATTTAAAAAGTAATCTTAAGGTATGCTCAAAGTGCTCTTATCATTTTAGATTAGAAGCAAAAGAAAGAATTGAATTCACTTTGGATGAAGGAAGTTTTAGAGAATTTCCTAATAAAATCGTTGGCAGAAATCCTCTAGATTTTAAGGGCTATGATGAAAAAATACAGAGCATGAAAACCAGTACTGGAATTGATGAGGCTGTGATTACTGGAGAAGGTACTATAGGATCACATAAAACAGTGATTGCCATAATGGATAGTCATTTTATGATGGGCAGCATGGGAACTGTAGTTGGTGAAAAGATAACAAGAGCTGTGGAGTACGCAACAGAAAAAAAATTACCTATAATAATTTTTACTACTTCAGGTGGAGCTAGAATGCAAGAAGGAATTTTTTCTTTAATGCAAATGGCTAAAATAAGTGGAGCTATACATCGTCATAATGAACAAGGACTTTTATATATAACTGTGCTTACTGATCCAACTACTGGTGGGGTTACAGCTAGCTTTGCCATGGAAGGTGATATTATCATAAGTGAGCCTAAAGCACTTATTGGTTTTGCAGGTAGAAGAGTAATTGAAAACACTATTAATGAAAAGTTACCTGATGATTTTCAAAAGGCTGAGTTTTTACTACAAAAAGGATTTGTTGACAAAATTACAGACAGAAGAGAAATGAGAAAGACCTTATCAAGAATCTTGGATTTACATGAGGTGAGAAAATGAGTAGAAGATTAATAAGAACAATGAGTGCTTGGGAAAAGCTAACTACAGCTAGACTAAGTGAAAGACCAAATGTTCAATTTTATATTAAAAACATTTTTGATAATTTTATAGAACTTCATGGAGATAGGGGTTACGGAGATGATAAGGCTGTAATTGGAGGTATCGCTTCAATCAGTGGTATGGCTGTTACTGTAGTTGGTATTGCAAAAGGACAAAGTACTAAGGAAAACATAGAAAGAAACTTTGGTATGCCTCATCCAGAAGGATATAGAAAAGCATTAAGATTAATGAAGCAGGCAGAAAAGTTTAAAAGACCTATAATTTGTTTTATAGATACTCCTGGTGCTTTTTGTGGTGTAGGAGCTGAAGAAAGAGGTCAAGGTCATGCAATTGCCACAAATTTAGTCGAAATGATGGGGCTTAAGGTTCCAATCATTTCAATTGTAATTGGAGAAGGTGGAAGTGGAGGTGCTTTAGCCTTAGGTGTAGCTGATAAGGTTTGGATGTTAGAACATGCAATTTACTCTATACTTTCACCAGAAGGATTTGCAACTATCTTGTGGAAGGATTCTTCAAGAGCTAAGGAAGCAGCTGGAGTCATGAAGATAACAGCTCAAGATTTACTTGATTTTAATATAATTGATGATATAATCAGAGAACCTTTTGGAGGAGCTCATAAGAATCCTGAAATTGTAGCAAGAAACCTAAAAAGAAATTTAGTAAGTGAAATTAATAATTTACTAACAAAAAGTGTTGAAGAACTTCTAGAAGAACGATACAAGAAGTTTAGAAATATGTAGAAAAATAACAATGTACTCATGGTACATTGTTATTTTTTTGCAGTTGTTTTATTGAAAGTTTTAAATTATTAAAGATAAATTAGCAAATCTGCTAATTTACAAAAAAATATACGTTTACACTTGATAAATAAAGGTTTATGTTGCATAATTTAATTGTTAATGTCTTGATTCAAATTGAGGGGATTTT comes from Clostridium sp. TW13 and encodes:
- the accD gene encoding acetyl-CoA carboxylase, carboxyltransferase subunit beta — encoded protein: MLKDLLGKRKYITIQTIDLNSKINEADKPSIPNGMWSKCPECGTILYTEDLKSNLKVCSKCSYHFRLEAKERIEFTLDEGSFREFPNKIVGRNPLDFKGYDEKIQSMKTSTGIDEAVITGEGTIGSHKTVIAIMDSHFMMGSMGTVVGEKITRAVEYATEKKLPIIIFTTSGGARMQEGIFSLMQMAKISGAIHRHNEQGLLYITVLTDPTTGGVTASFAMEGDIIISEPKALIGFAGRRVIENTINEKLPDDFQKAEFLLQKGFVDKITDRREMRKTLSRILDLHEVRK
- a CDS encoding acetyl-CoA carboxylase carboxyltransferase subunit alpha, which codes for MSRRLIRTMSAWEKLTTARLSERPNVQFYIKNIFDNFIELHGDRGYGDDKAVIGGIASISGMAVTVVGIAKGQSTKENIERNFGMPHPEGYRKALRLMKQAEKFKRPIICFIDTPGAFCGVGAEERGQGHAIATNLVEMMGLKVPIISIVIGEGGSGGALALGVADKVWMLEHAIYSILSPEGFATILWKDSSRAKEAAGVMKITAQDLLDFNIIDDIIREPFGGAHKNPEIVARNLKRNLVSEINNLLTKSVEELLEERYKKFRNM